Proteins encoded by one window of Streptomyces sp. LX-29:
- a CDS encoding peptidase C39 family protein: protein MLAAALGTAAGLAAGSASTAAAVPPSVSRPAAGTLGVPGDRPGRPGNPEVVPQVEYHGWTSLPDWHRGTWEGVRVSAGPRAGVAIARPVGVIDHTDPHTGTTARWEYATWTSPVHSLGTPATEAVVSWNARTPAGTWLAVEMRAAYQDGEVTPWYVMGRWASHDGPDSIRRTSVDGQGDGRSGVSTDTLAIDDPGSGLRLVSYQLRLTLYRAPDTDRSPIVWRLGAMASDVPDRFEVPASTPGQGTARELVVPRYSQNVHIGRYPEYDNGGEAWCSPTSSQMIVEYWGRKPTPRELAWVDPAYDDPQVCHAARYTYDYQYEGCGNWPFNAAYASTYRDLQGVVTRLGSLNDAERLIGVGIPLITSQSFLKTELDGAGYGTAGHLLTVIGFTAHGDVIANDPASASNDTVRRVYKRRQFENIWLRTKRYNASGKVVSGTGGVCYLYFPARPSAAQKRALASVGIR from the coding sequence GTGCTGGCCGCCGCCCTCGGCACGGCGGCGGGGTTGGCCGCGGGCTCGGCCTCCACCGCCGCGGCGGTCCCCCCTTCCGTGTCCCGGCCCGCCGCCGGCACCCTCGGCGTGCCGGGTGACCGGCCGGGTCGCCCCGGCAACCCGGAGGTCGTCCCCCAGGTGGAGTACCACGGCTGGACCAGCCTGCCCGACTGGCACCGCGGCACCTGGGAGGGCGTCCGCGTCTCGGCCGGCCCGCGCGCCGGCGTGGCCATCGCCCGCCCGGTCGGCGTCATCGACCACACCGATCCGCACACCGGCACCACGGCCCGCTGGGAGTACGCCACCTGGACCTCCCCGGTGCACTCCCTGGGCACGCCCGCGACCGAGGCCGTCGTGTCCTGGAACGCGCGCACCCCCGCGGGCACCTGGCTCGCGGTCGAGATGCGGGCGGCCTACCAGGACGGCGAGGTCACGCCCTGGTACGTGATGGGCCGCTGGGCCTCGCACGACGGCCCCGACTCCATCCGGCGCACCTCCGTCGACGGGCAGGGCGACGGCCGCAGCGGCGTCTCGACCGACACGCTCGCGATCGACGACCCCGGGAGCGGGCTCCGGCTCGTCTCGTACCAACTGCGGCTCACGCTCTACCGGGCGCCGGACACCGACCGCTCCCCGATCGTGTGGCGGCTCGGGGCGATGGCCTCCGACGTGCCGGACCGCTTCGAGGTGCCCGCCTCCACGCCGGGCCAGGGGACGGCGCGCGAGCTGGTGGTGCCGCGCTACTCGCAGAACGTCCACATCGGGCGGTACCCCGAGTACGACAACGGCGGCGAGGCCTGGTGCAGCCCCACCTCCTCGCAGATGATCGTGGAGTACTGGGGGCGCAAGCCCACACCCCGGGAACTGGCCTGGGTCGACCCCGCGTACGACGATCCCCAGGTGTGCCACGCCGCCCGATACACCTATGACTATCAGTACGAGGGCTGCGGCAACTGGCCGTTCAACGCCGCCTACGCGTCCACCTACCGCGATCTGCAGGGCGTGGTCACCCGACTCGGCTCGCTCAATGACGCGGAGCGACTCATCGGCGTCGGTATTCCGCTCATCACGTCCCAGTCCTTCCTCAAGACCGAACTGGACGGAGCGGGTTACGGCACGGCCGGGCATTTGCTGACCGTAATCGGTTTCACAGCTCACGGTGACGTGATCGCCAATGATCCGGCGAGCGCCAGCAATGACACGGTGCGGAGGGTCTACAAGCGCCGTCAGTTCGAGAACATCTGGCTGCGCACCAAGCGCTATAACGCCTCGGGGAAGGTCGTCTCCGGGACCGGCGGAGTGTGTTATCTGTATTTCCCGGCGCGGCCGTCGGCGGCACAGAAGCGGGCGCTGGCCTCGGTCGGGATCCGCTGA
- a CDS encoding DUF779 domain-containing protein, protein MGALERPSADDGVERVALTDAAARLLRRLSDAHGPLMFHQSGGCCDGSSPMCYPRGEFRTGGSDVLLGSLTVRGVPEPIGFWMAADQFARWRHTHLTVDVVPGRGSGFSLEAPEGVRFLIRSRLLADADPGAGGTGPADRTPRPGPAG, encoded by the coding sequence ATGGGTGCGCTGGAGCGACCGTCAGCCGACGACGGGGTGGAGCGGGTCGCGCTCACCGACGCCGCCGCGCGGCTGCTGCGACGGCTGAGCGACGCGCACGGCCCGCTGATGTTCCACCAGTCGGGCGGCTGCTGCGACGGCTCCTCGCCCATGTGCTACCCGCGCGGCGAGTTCCGCACCGGCGGCTCCGACGTGCTGCTCGGGTCGCTGACGGTGCGGGGCGTGCCGGAGCCGATCGGCTTCTGGATGGCCGCCGACCAGTTCGCGCGGTGGCGGCACACCCATCTGACGGTCGACGTGGTGCCGGGCCGGGGCAGCGGGTTCTCGCTGGAGGCGCCGGAAGGGGTGCGCTTCCTGATCCGCTCCCGGCTGCTGGCGGACGCCGACCCGGGCGCGGGCGGTACCGGCCCCGCGGACCGGACTCCCCGGCCCGGCCCGGCGGGCTAG
- a CDS encoding EAL domain-containing protein has translation MTSAHSGTRGVRGTTTRGEGTTRRVGAIEVDDRDDPDDGRLQRFAAIWSRAIYPATATSLPLHEFERTLEPLARRLSEALRSQPFDPRPAHEVGAALVQAHCTEPDALPLILGVVDAYLVLYCPPDRPQGSEESRARCTRLQHALAAGFVRELRDRTRHEQEELARAARTEAEQALHASEAKFQAVFEGAAIGVGIADLDGRVLVVNDAVARMFGGREYFQRSRNVLDWVHPEDAPGVMDLYWELVSGERDHFRIVKPHPHPDGSVIWTNLSVSLLRDSSGKPQYQLALMEDITEQRLLEQRLHYEATHDALTGLPNRTLFFEHLDRALAADAESERFGVCYLDMDGFKAVNDSLGHAVGDRLLQAVAERLQACVTSPSELIARAGGDEFVALAAGPTAQADAIALARRMLAMLAEPFTLDERELLVRASIGVVDGRAGEIGRAEVMRSADITMYRAKAAGGNRFELADPDSNARVIARHSLTNRLPSALENHEFFIEYQPLVRLSDGTVRGAEALVRWLHPVHGVLGPDQFIPLAESTGLIVPLGHWVLEEAARQARAWSDAGCGADGGQLRVNVNLSPCQLRHPTLVADTVAVLEDAGLCPAALCLEVTENDLIGADEDALRPLRELADLGVDIALDDFGTGYSNLSYLRRLPVSTLKLDRSFTRGMQHAPADPVDVKIVEGIVSLAHTLDLAVTVEGVETGVQAEHLRLLGCDTAQGWYYARPGPPERLHTLVLADAS, from the coding sequence ATGACGTCGGCACATTCGGGAACTAGGGGCGTCAGGGGCACGACTACGAGAGGCGAGGGAACTACGAGACGCGTGGGGGCGATTGAGGTGGACGACAGAGACGATCCGGACGACGGACGACTCCAGCGGTTCGCGGCGATCTGGAGCCGCGCCATCTACCCCGCCACCGCCACCTCGTTGCCGCTCCACGAGTTCGAGCGCACCCTGGAGCCGCTGGCCCGCAGGCTGAGCGAGGCCCTGCGCTCACAGCCGTTCGACCCGCGGCCGGCCCACGAGGTGGGCGCGGCGTTGGTGCAGGCGCACTGCACCGAGCCGGACGCGCTGCCGCTGATCCTGGGCGTCGTCGACGCGTATCTGGTGCTGTACTGCCCGCCGGACCGGCCCCAGGGCTCGGAGGAGAGCCGGGCCCGGTGCACCCGGCTGCAGCACGCGCTGGCCGCCGGCTTCGTCCGCGAGCTGCGCGACCGGACCCGGCACGAGCAGGAGGAGCTGGCGCGGGCCGCGCGGACCGAGGCGGAGCAGGCGCTGCACGCCAGTGAGGCCAAGTTCCAGGCGGTCTTCGAGGGCGCGGCCATCGGTGTGGGCATCGCCGACCTCGACGGCCGGGTGCTGGTGGTCAACGACGCCGTGGCCCGGATGTTCGGCGGCCGGGAGTACTTCCAGCGCAGCCGCAACGTCCTGGACTGGGTGCACCCCGAGGACGCGCCCGGCGTCATGGACCTCTACTGGGAGCTCGTCAGCGGCGAGCGCGACCACTTCCGCATCGTCAAGCCGCACCCCCACCCCGACGGCAGCGTGATCTGGACCAACCTCTCGGTCTCGCTGCTGCGCGACTCCAGCGGTAAGCCGCAGTACCAGCTCGCCCTGATGGAGGACATCACCGAGCAGCGGCTGCTGGAGCAGCGGCTGCACTACGAGGCCACCCATGACGCGCTCACCGGGCTGCCCAACCGCACGCTGTTCTTCGAGCACCTCGACCGGGCGCTGGCCGCCGACGCCGAGTCCGAGCGCTTCGGCGTCTGCTACCTGGACATGGACGGCTTCAAGGCGGTCAACGACAGCCTCGGCCACGCGGTGGGCGACCGGCTGTTGCAAGCCGTCGCCGAGCGCCTCCAGGCGTGTGTGACCTCGCCCAGCGAACTGATCGCCCGCGCGGGCGGCGACGAGTTCGTGGCGCTCGCCGCCGGCCCCACCGCGCAGGCCGACGCCATCGCGCTGGCCCGCCGGATGCTGGCCATGCTCGCCGAGCCGTTCACCCTCGACGAGCGCGAACTGCTGGTACGGGCCAGCATCGGCGTGGTCGACGGCCGTGCGGGGGAGATCGGCCGGGCCGAGGTGATGCGCAGCGCGGACATCACGATGTACCGGGCCAAGGCCGCCGGCGGCAACCGCTTCGAGCTCGCCGACCCGGACTCCAACGCGCGCGTCATCGCCCGACACAGCCTCACCAACCGGCTGCCCTCCGCCCTGGAGAACCACGAGTTCTTCATCGAGTACCAGCCGCTGGTCCGGCTCTCCGACGGCACCGTGCGCGGCGCGGAGGCGCTGGTGCGCTGGCTGCACCCGGTGCACGGGGTCCTCGGCCCCGACCAGTTCATCCCGCTCGCCGAGTCCACCGGCCTGATCGTCCCGCTCGGCCACTGGGTGCTGGAGGAGGCCGCCCGGCAGGCCCGTGCGTGGAGCGACGCCGGCTGTGGCGCGGACGGCGGGCAGCTGCGGGTCAATGTCAATCTGTCGCCGTGCCAGCTGCGCCACCCCACCCTGGTGGCCGACACGGTGGCCGTGCTGGAGGACGCCGGGCTCTGCCCCGCGGCGCTGTGCCTGGAGGTCACCGAGAACGACCTGATCGGAGCGGACGAGGACGCGCTGCGGCCGCTGCGCGAGCTCGCCGACCTGGGCGTGGACATCGCCCTGGACGACTTCGGCACCGGCTACTCCAACCTGTCCTACCTGCGCCGGCTGCCCGTCAGCACCCTCAAGCTGGATCGTTCCTTCACGCGCGGCATGCAGCACGCGCCCGCCGACCCGGTCGATGTGAAGATCGTCGAGGGCATCGTCTCCCTGGCCCACACCCTCGACCTCGCCGTCACGGTCGAGGGTGTGGAGACCGGGGTGCAGGCCGAGCATCTGCGGCTGCTGGGCTGCGACACGGCCCAGGGCTGGTACTACGCCCGCCCCGGGCCGCCCGAGCGGCTGCACACCCTGGTGCTGGCGGACGCGAGCTAG